In the Besnoitia besnoiti strain Bb-Ger1 chromosome IX, whole genome shotgun sequence genome, ttACTTCCTCATTccctgcctcctcgtctcgcgcgccgaacGCCTCTACACCCAACTCGCCAGACCACAGCTCTCTGGAGCTACACACTGATCCGGGTGTCGAGGCGCTCCACAGATGCCGGCCTCCCCAAGGCAAACCGAGTCTGACGCGgacgagaaaaacgaagaaaactAGATCTTGCAGTTGGGGACAATCGATGCGTCacgtctcttctgtctctctttttgTCTCGGGGttctcgcgcgcatgcagacacacgGGTGTCTCGAGTGCGCTGCGGACCGCAGCGACTTTGCGCGACTGACAGCTCATTcggtgtctctctgtcgtGTCTTGTCTCTCTCCAGGCGCAATTCCCTGACTGCCTCTCTGCACCTCTCTGGCATCTGTGAAAGAAATCCTTTTCCGAACTCTAAACCTTTCTCTGGCGTCCTGTTCAGCCTCTTGCTGTTCTCGGGGCTCTTCATCTCGCCCCtgctccttcgtctcgcttCGTCCCCGCCCCACTCGTTCGCGTCCATGTAcctttttctccctctcggTCTCTGCTTCCCTTCTTGTCTTCGTCACGGGCTTCATCGCCTCTTTGCGCCTTGCTTTCTGCCTCCCTTCTTTATgtctgctgcaggctgcAGCGGGCTCTGCGACGTGTTTTCGCCGCGCTTtcgttctcctctcctcaGTAGAGCTCTCCGCCCCTCTGTCATTCCTTCGGCCGCCTTTCCTCGCTCCATCTACGTCTTTTGCTTCGATTCGTCTCAGCGCCGCACgatggaggaggcgacaacgcgcggcgtcgcacaTGCTCCCGACGAAGGCCTGCGGGGACTCCGCGACACCGACCGTTGATGCCTTCGGAGCGATTCTGAAAAAAATTAGAGCTGGCTCCCCCCTTCTGTGACTCTTCAGCCGAAAAAATGTATgtcgcctcggcctcgtctctcttgtCCTCGTTCCTGCTCTGTCTCCTGCTGCTCTCGGACCTCGCCTTTTGcattcttctctctccacaGACTTTACCGTGTGCGCATGTGGCTCGTAGTCCCCTCTTGTTTCCTTTTTCCGGTTTGTGTGGATTCGCGTCTCGTTGGAGAAAACCAGCCTCTTGCTCACACTCCGCACGCCAGCAGCGGGGCGGGACCGCCATCCTCAAAACCGATCGAGAGAACGACGCCGCGGGACAATCTCCGCCGCACGCTGAATGGACGCGCGGCCTGTCAGCATACGCAGACTCCAGAGGCATGCACACAcccgacgcagagacgcagcttGCGGCAAGAGGCGTGAGGCGGTGGCGCTACCTCACCAGAGAGAGCGCTCTGGCGTTTTCGGCGAGGAGTGCGGGGAGAAGCGTGGACAGGGAGGAAGAGAGCCTCGACAGGCGAGAAGACTGGCAGAAAATCGCCCACTGTCTTGAGCAACCAGgcgaaaaacagagacacTTTGGCCGCGTGAAGCcgggcgcgccttcgcgctgcgcagagacgtTAAGTCAACTGCATCGGGACCGCACATCTCGAGGGCCTCACCGCCTGAACGCCTGCGTTTCGTCTCTTTGTTGGTCGCCTGATCCTCTTCGATTTCCATATCTCTCctgctcctcctcttcctcttcctcctcctccttctcctcctcacgCGCGGCGTTCCTCCAAGGCACTGTCTgtcgacgcgcgcctcggtgTTCCTCTTGGCGACTCCTCCACGGAGCGACTTCCTCAGCTCTGTGCTGCCACAGCCCAtcttcgtccgcgtcgtggacgcccctcgcgcctgccctcagctcgccgcagcggccgccaggcGTTCAGTCTCTCTTGGCTCCTCCCTCGGCTTCGGCGTCCCCTTCgttcgcctcgtcttccagccaggcgcctctgcatcgGTCGTGGCCTCTATTAGATCATGCATGCCGTTCTGTgcccgcctcgtctgccgcttcgcgcggAGTTTCGCCGTCTGCTGGGAGGGCCAGCAGGAGAGCGGCCTCgttcctctgcagctcgcgcggcacGCATGCCAATCctctcgacgacgacgcgcagttgacgcagaagagactctcgcctctgcgcatcGACTACGAGAAAGCATTTGAGCTCCTCGAGCAAGCGGACCCGACAGGTACCTGCGTGCCCATGAATCTGCCAGTTGCgggacggaggcggagaactagcgttcctaactgaattttgttcaataacaagggagtaaaGAGCCGACGGTGCCCACACAATCCAAGGATTAGAACTCTCCTCTCATCTGACCTAGTATCCCCGGCGTTCCTTCCGACCGTGCGTCTTAACAGCAAGAGAAAACGACTgctcagatgctagtctgaCCAGTAGCATCGCACTTGGAGTGATCgtctctgagacaggatgACTAAGTTATACGATACTAGCTAATTTACTGTATAGGATACAAGTCGCTTGGGGACTCGCACTACCAATAATCATAAACTCGAAGGGGAAGAaagccgcagctcgcgggcgaGGTTGGAGGCTTCAGGCTGCGGAAGAGGACTCCGCGCAccagccgcatgcagccgaaACGTTCTGGGCTGCGGGAGCGCCAGTCGCAGTCGCTTGCGAAAGACGCCAGAACGCTGAGTCCAATCCGTGGCAGTCCGACACGCTGAGAGGGAGTGAACTTaacgcgcgtcgccgtggaGGCCTTCGTCTGACTCGCAGATGCGGCACACGGCTCCGGACAGGTTTGCGCCTGGAGCGTCTTCTGTCGCGGCAAATGGTGTGCCTGCGTGTTCGAAATCCGCTGGCGTGCCGCACTGCCGCACTCCGagtctctcctccctcctcccgcCTACGCAGCCGCGGTATCGCTTGCGAAGTATATAAAGTCCTGCGATCTGTCGCATATCAACGCATATCTGTTGTCgagtctgcggcctccacgTCTCTTCCCGTTGTGTCCTGCATGGCCCTGCGGGCGATACAGCATGCAGACTTGATGCATTGTTTGTGGTACGGGCGGGTCATCGCTCCGCGTTTACACTTTTCTTTCCTTCTGGCTGTCTGCCTTTCAGGAATCGAAGCCATGACCGCGGCCTACAACGCGGCTCTCCACACCTGCGAGCGCCAAAGAGACCGGCCTGGAGCCTTGCGGCTGTATGCATCGATGCGAGAGAAACAAATCCCCATCGATGTCGTGACTCTCCATTCGCTTTTCACGCTCCTAGAGTACTACGCCGACGACACCGCTCTCCTACAGGTTCGCGCACTGGCAGCGGCATTTCCAATCCCTACACATACAGCAGGGCTTCGGGAATTCTGGCGATGCATGTTGGTGACGAGTAAAGTTTTTTTGTGTAGTTTCGCATGCACGAGAGAGCCGCGTAAGGGCTTTGAGGCGTGTTGAGGCTTTAGAGTTCAGGGAGCACCGCATGCGATCGTGTGCACTACAGCTGTGTCGTGGATGCTTGCTGGGCACTGTCGCCCACGTAGCTAACCCGGGGTGAGAGATTTGCTGCATTTGCCCCTGcacatctctctctcttgtgtGCCAGACCCTCTGTGTGGTTCCTGTTTTTGTGTTCCCTCCTTTGCGGCCCCTAGATTCTGGACCAGGTCGACGCTTTGGATTCTCACTCTTCTTCTGTCTATCCCTTCccgtcctctgcctccttttcgccggtcgcgccgtctccgccgccgcgttctcCATCGGTCTCGCTCACTCCGAGTCTGCTATCTCTGGCGATTTCCACTTGCTGCCGCGCGACCAACGCacgggcggctgcgcgcttgATGGAGAGACTGAAgacgcttctccgccgcaaCGCTGACAAGTTCCTCCTCACGTTTGCCTCTGTGCTGCCGCCGGATACTgctgaggcgacggcagcggtCACGCATCCGCCAGGCGCGCTGTACGTGCAGCTGATCATTGCGCTCACTCAAGAGGGCAGGTACGCAGCAAAAACGAATGCAGAGGCAAGAAAGAAGAACGCGCAGGGCCACCACGGGAATAGATCGTGGGAAGCTTAGAACTTCACGCCGACGAGAGCCATGTGGAGGAGAGATGCTGAAGTTCCGCGAAAGGGAGCAGCGACACCCCAAACTAGGGGGCGCCCCAGGGGCGAAAGACCGGCACGAGAGAAGGCCAGGCCTTTGGCTGGGATGATGTAGGCaacgcgcggcgtctccgcgatgGCAGACTCCGACCTTTGCTTCTCTCTTGCTTGCCGGCTCCATACCCCTGACGTCTTGCGTGGCATCAACGCGCATCGCCGCAGGCTGTGTGCGCGCGTGTTTTCCCTggggcgccttctctgcacgGCCTTTTGCTGCGGGACTTGCTTTCCGTCCTTTTTTCATTCAGTCGAAGGAGTCCTTGCAGCAACTGCTTAGAGCGAAGGCGGGGAGATAGAGAGATCGATCCTCTGTCGTCCATTGCTCTCACCCCCGTGGCGCCTCGGTGTTAGTGCATGAGCGTGAAGTATCCGGGGCGACGGGCCTCATGCCTGGAACGAGGTCAGCCAGCCCCTTGGAAAAGACAGGAGGGGTGAAGCGAAGAGCTCAGTGCTCGCGTTTCCCATTTTCTGCCCCGTTCCGCGTAGGCTGCACGCCTCCTGTTTCGTCCTCtgtccctcgcgcggctttgGCGCTGCAGGTacgacgacgcgctgcgtTATTACGAGGAgctgaaggcgctgcagaggcgttTCATGCAAAAGCAGCACCTGCTCCAGCGCGAAGTGGCTCGTCGCGCGGAGCACTTGGAGCGTACCGCGGCTCAGCAACAGATGCACATCAGCGACGAGGACAAGCAGCGCATTCTGGGGGAGTTTGAGGCGCAGCTCGTCCAGGAGCAGGAACACCTGCTCGAGGACTACCAGCCGCCCATCACCGCCGTCAATGCAGCCCTCGAGGCTTGCCTGCGCACCGGCCGACTCAAGCAAGCTCTCGTCATCTACAAGGAAGACGTACAGTTcgcccagcagcagcggcgcctcgcgggtgAGGCGCTCGACCAGGCCGAGCCACAGGTACGCCGCAGGGGCTCGGGGGGGAAAACGAAGAGCGGGAACCTtgcgccgcgaggaaagcgaaagcggcgcggacgaaggAAAGAGTTAGCCGCAGTGAGGGTGCGCGAAGAGTAAAGAAAACAGATgcgccgagccgcagagacatCGGGCGCGGCACACGCGGGACGCCGCCTCGAAAGAGTGTTATGGCAGTTGGTGGACGCTTCCGCGCTATTGCACAGCGCGCCAACACTTAGCCTCCACGCTCAGCCGCATCCCCCTGAGGCGGCCTGGCTGGGCGCAGTGCCCCCCGCGGTCGCCAGGGACGCGTCGGACCCTTGCGCCGCTTCCTGCTCCCTCGTGCAAGGCTAGTCCGCTCTAGTGGGTGGTGAGTCTTATCTGCATGCTGGCTGTCGTCCAACGCAGTGCaacgcttcttcgcgccgtGCAAAGAGAGATACCTGGCAGAGACAGGAATCGCGTACACgccgtatatatatatatatagggtttagggttatatatatatatatacatatatatatatatatatatatatagtatGGCCATGCCACCGGCGGGCCCGCGACTTTGCTGCCTTTAGTAGTATATCGACTGAGGCACAACCCTCCAGACGTACTACGCCTGTGTTGTCGTGTTCCAGCAGGATAAGtcttcgccgacgcggcggacgtTCGAGCTGTTgctccgcgcatgcagccagcAGAGGCAGTttttcgcgctcgcgcagatTTGGCGAGACTTTGAGCGGCAGGGCGGGCGAGCCTCCACGGAGGACGAACATTTGTTTCGCctccctgcggccgcgccctgcTACGCAGCAGCGATCCAGGGCTTTGCCGCTTGCGGCTACTGGGACTAtgcgctgcggcttctccTGGTTCTCCATCGCGAGACTGGCACGCTGAAGGAGCGATACAGGCGGTCGCTCGCACAGCTCCTCGGCATGAAAGACTTGGGCAGCACTGCGGGCTCCGGACgggcgcgagacgacgcagggCACCCGGAGACATCAGCCACTGGGGCTGATGCTGAAGGGGGGGCGAAAGGCGACCCAGGCGGAAAGTCTGCGGATGGATGCGGgcgcgacgaagccgcgaaCGACGCAGCCCAGGGAGACTCACTGAGCGGCGAGCTGATCTTGGATTTGGCCAGTGAGCGCGGGAGCGTCGCTGCTGGTGTTGAGCCGTACATTGCAGTTCTACGTGCCTGTCGGGACAGTGGGGCGTGGAAACCCGCCCTGGGcacgctgcgcctgcttcagCAGAGACACCAGAAATACCGGCTGCTGCACGCcctggagaaggcgcgcgaacgTCGAGAGGATGAAGCCCGCCAAAAGTTTGAGCGTGAGGTTGTTGCGTTCCGTAGGCGGCTTCTCGAGGCTAAACAGAAAGCCAGTCCGGCGGCGACAAGCGCAGAACGCGAGGCCGAGCACGCCAAAgcgtcctcgctggcgccgctttCTGCGTTGCTTCGCTCAGAAGACCCTGCCCTTTCGCAGGATATGGAGCGGCTGCTCGGGAGTCTTGACGGCCCGATGTCTGGAGGACGCGTCCCCGTTGCCCCTGAGTTCCCGTTCGTCGCCTACGCCCTCACCgtcggcgcgtgcgctgccgcggaagCTTGGGGGCAGGTACTCGCTGTGTCTGCCGAATTTTTCTCGCCAAGGAACACTGTTGGCGTCCACGCGGCAAGAGGCTCGCTCGCCGACATTGGGGGGCCTGCGGGCGAGTCGCTAGGGCAAGCCGCGGGAGAAGCAGGGGACGGTCCCCAGGCGCCTCTCGAGATACGAAAAACAGTGCATGCGTACAGGCTAATTGCGCTCATGCGCCTCGGCCGACCGCAGGAAGTCGAGGCTGAGAGACGCAGCCTGATAAGGCTCTTGGAGCTcgagcgccgcacgcgggaGCGACGCCAAGAGCGCGAATGCCGCAGACAGGAGTACGGAAGCGAAAGCGAAAACGGACTCGAGGGGGAAGCAGGCGGCCATGACAAAGACGAAACGCGGGCAAAGTggagggaaggagaggaaaaagtaggacgagagagcgaaagagagagagaaagcggggACGACGCACACGGCGTCGCGACTCGCGCACTCGAGGAGGCCGAAGCCTGGCTCGTGAagactgcggcagcgcgcgcaacAGGCGGCGAAAGCCAGGCGAGGTTTTCCGCGTCTTTGGGTGGCCAAGACGCGTCCGCGACGAGCTTGTTCAGATCTCAAGAGTCCCCCGGCGGTgcttctctccgcgctgcctcctcgtctttgCCTTTCGCCCGCGTtccctctccgcttccttcgGGCGAGTCGGAGCGCCAagtctcttctcgctcaaCTCTGGCGCCAATGACGCGatcagaggctgcgcggcaggAAGGAGAGCATGAGTCGATCCTACCTGCGGTTACAGCCTTCATGCCCGAGTCGTTCACGCCGCAAAGAGCAGAGCCATTGGGGCGCGCGTCCCCTGCTCAGCAGGAGCCCAAGATTCGAGGCCAAGGTGGCGCCGGTACCGGCGCGGGCCCTCCGGCAGGTGACGGCCTCCATGGAGCTGCTGACGCGAACCAAGCGTCgatcggcgccttcgcgaagCACAAGACAGGCGGCCAAAGTCTAGAGAGCTTTTTTGCAGGCCTGGCTCCAGCATCCGAGCGAGAGGCGTTCGCAGCAATAGAGGATGCGGAGAGAagccgacgcgagcgacgctgcagcgagaggagacaaggCGTGACCGAAGTAGTTTGCGAGGACACAcaagaggcgagcgaggaggagtcTCGTGTCAGTGCTGCGACAGATACGCCGCGCCCGACCGCGAGGAGCGAGCACGGGCACAGAAACGCCATTGAGTACGCAAAGGAACGCAGCCATGCAGAAGGAGACCCCTGGGCGGTTCCCTTGGGATCCGTggaagacgcgcccgcgggagaAGATGTTGTGGCTGTACGAGAGTCCGCAGGGGGTTACCCGTGCccccgcgcggaggacgaaaaGCCGGCTCGCGAGAGGGTCGGCGACGtccacgcagccgcggatGCGGGAGGGcaccgaggccgcgccgtcgctgcagtTGCTGGAGAAGAAGGGACGCCGACCGCCGTTTTTCTGAGTTCCATACTgggcccgcggcggctaGTGCTCGAGAACATCCGCGAGGAGCCTGTCGTCGTCGACGCGACTGAGCAGACACACGAGGGTGAAACAAAGAAAGGGGAAgggagacgcccgcgagagaggggcgCTGATGGCGAAGACGCACAGAACGTGCGGCGAGGCCAGATGGCCGCGAGGAAAGAGGGGCTGGTGTCGGCGGCGCACCGGGGTGATGGACACGTGGAGGCGACAGGTGTACAGGAAAAGATTCACGACCTAGGGGCGAGCCAGCTGAACCCAGCTgccgactcgcgcgcgcttcaaGATCGCAGAGAGACTGCGTATGCTCCACAGAGCCCTGCTGAGACTCCCTCGGCAGGTGAAACCCGCGCGAAGTTGCCCGTGTCGGCGCAGGAGCGGGAGGAAGGCGGGAGAGGCCAAGCGGATGGCAGGCGCCCGAGCCCAGCCGCGTCGTTTGAAACTGGACTAgatcttcttctgcggcacCGAGCTGTGGCAGAGGCACAGACCAACCCGCAGGGGGCTAGCGTACGTGCGTGGCTCACCACGCGAGGCGATGCGCACCCGGCGGTGTCCCCCATGGacgggcctgcggcggccggaGCCCGTGCAACGCCGACTGCCGCTAGTGTTCAGCGACTGGAGGGGCACCCGCCGGGGAATGCTGAGGGTACACTCGATGTGCCGAAGCGGcgggctgtctctgcgccgcctgcggctccaaGAGACGCCGAACCACTGGCAGGGAGCCAGGGGCATATGTTTATGGGCAGCCATGGCTGGGGCTGGCCTCCCCACTGGGAGGAAAAGCTGGAtaaggcgcgcgagaggctctGGGGCGATGACGCAAGCGCGCGAGTAACGCGTCAGGTAGACACAGGCACCGTCGccaaagaagaggagactgaGAGCCCGTGGGGCATGCGGCCAGCGCCGTGAAGGCAGAAAtgaaggcggaggcagagcgaCCGGGACGGAGAAATGCAGCAGAAAGGAATAGACTTATCGTACGACCCGTAGAGAGGACGAAGCACCTGAAGGCGCACAGTGATCCCCTTCTCGCGAAGGGAGAAAGAGGTGCTGACGCCGCGCCACCCAGGACGCCCAGCGATCTGCTCCGCGCTCGCACCCAGTTTCCAGTAAAGCCTCTCTTTAGTCAAGTGGGGACTGAGGAGGCGGACAGAATGAACCGGAGGCGTTTGAAAGAGAATCAAAGCTGGAGGGGGTGCCGTCCCACGACGCCTTTGCGGCAAGTCCGGATCTTTTTGTGGCGCTCGAGAGCTTGCCGTGCATATTTCTCAGATTGACGCAGCGATCTCCGCGTTTCCATCGAAGGCGGCCAGGTTATTCGTTCACTGGTGCATGCACATGGCTGGCGCTGTGAACTGGATGTGAGAGGGTATCCAGCTTGGTGTGCTTTGCCTTAGTTTTATCTCAAAATTTCAGACTGTGCATGCCGCAGGAGAGACGGAGGCTGGAGGGTTGAGCGATCATACAGCGAAGATCCTCGAATGTGTCGCCGATGGCAACGTAGAGAACACGTGAGGTTTTCTCAGTCAGCACTTCTTGCTCAGGCTAGGTCCTGAGCCCATCCGCGCCAGCTCCTAATTTCCCAACAGGTATACTTGTATTTGTCTGCCTGTGCTTGACTATAAAGTGTCGCGGCAGCCGAGCCTGCCGGGCGTGATTTGTGTCTGCAGACGGGTGTGCTTCGATAGCTTTACGTTCCGTCCAAGCAATTTCGGTTTTTCAGATTTGCCAGTTTTCAGAGGGAATTCGGCCCCTTTCGGCCTTTCGATCGTGATTTACCGGAAGTCGACCCAACCGTAGTAACGCTAGCTCTCATGTGAGACCGAAATCGAATGCACATTCTCGCTTTACAGATCCGCGGCCAGGCTAGAACGGTTTGAGTGTGCGGAGTAGCTGTAACTGACCGGCCTGCTCGCGGTTCCTTGTCATCCATTTGCGGGCTTCGGGCTTCGCGGGATTTTTTTTCCTCCCTAAAAATCTGCCAGCAGCGTCGCCGACTCAGCAGATCGCCTCCGGAGAGGTgtcacgccgcggcgaaaagTTGAAAGAAAGACGGCGCGCATGCCGTCGTGCCCCGGTGCGACCTACCACTGGGAAAGTGGACTGGAAACTACTGactgcgacgcagccgcaaAGTTGATCCATACACTATACATATACGCAaatgcatgtgtatgtagATATACACCGCTGTGCGCGAGCAATGGCGTCGCCCGAGCATCCTAGGATTACGCGTCCCAGAGGTACATTGCGAGAAGCTTGGTGCAGGCGCAGCTACGTCCATGTTGACAATAGATATTGGCATGTTAGGCCGCTAAGCCTACACGAATCTACCGACGTGGATACCGTACGTCCCGGCACACGAGGACGTGGATCACGAAAGCTGAGACGACTCAAGCCTCAGGCGTGTCTATCACCGGAGACGACCGCCGGGAACCAAGAACTCCCTGAGTCCGCGCGCACATACAGCCATGTAAGTGCATTCTCAGAGAAAAATACCTACACACAGAGCGGTGACTCGGTTCTCTGCATTCGATCGAGATATTCatcttatatatatatatatatatatatatatatatataggcgAAGACAGCTAGTGCGTCGGAGGCCGAAGGCActcacgcgcgcggcaggtGCGACATAATGCAGCGCCCTCCGCACAGACATCGCCTGATCTATCTTCTCTACTCTCTGCGAGACACCCCCAAGCGCCCGCACATGTTCGTgcctgtatatatatatatatatatttgggatgtggacgaggaggaggcgggcgtgAACACTTCCAGTAAATTGAAAAGCGGACAGAAAAATATATGATATACCTTTATATGTGCGCTGCGATCCACTTTATTCACGTGCGAATATGCTAAGCCACTGCAGCTCGCACGCCTCGGCCGCTGCACATGCCCCTTCTGGATGCCTCCCCATCGGCCGTCAGTCTCCCAACGCCaaccgcagacgcggcggcaggcgggacGCGCACGCCACCAAAGAACGTTACGTCCCTTGGTTCCCTGTGTCGCTTGCGCGGTCTGGCGCTCCCTCTTTTCTACTTCACAACTTTGTCACGAGCGCTCTCgcgttcctctctcgcccgaggcacgcgtccctcgccgccgcgctcctcccttctctccttcAGCTCTTGTAGCCTGCCCTCTCCCACATTTCATCGACCTTCTCGACAGTGTACGACCCGTCGTCTTTCAAACTGAAAGCCAGGGAGAGCCCCCTTCCGCCGATAGGCACCttgctcggcgccgccgccttccccaAGGCGCTTTTTCCGTCTTTGTCTACTCGCCTCGACACCTGGCACCCCTCACTGGGCTTTCTCGCGGCACCCTGACTGCGGCCAGTTGCGGGAGGAGAGGCCTTCCCGACTCTCGATTTTTCATCCTCCTTCAGGCTTTTCTCCAGCGAGCGACACGATGACGTCGGAGTCCCCGTGAcggtctccgcgtcctcggcgtccgcggccgtcTCGTGCTTCCctgtttccctctctcctgcgccttttttctctttcgaATCGCGCTGTCCCGACCCACGGCACGTCTCCTCAGCAAACACTCGACTCTCCCAAGCCATGCGGAAACCCAGCTGCGTCCTGCGGGCTGtgcgcgcctcaggcgccgccgcagtcgcggctGCACGCCCGCTCGCGACTGCGGTCCGAGCTGCAGCCGACCGCTCGGCGTAAGAGTCCTCTGCGTAAATGCCACACGCACACCGCAACTTCGAGAGCGATGTCGAGAGGCAGGCAAAGGAAATTCCACTAGACACAGTAGAAGGGAAGAAAAGCTGAGCAAGCTCGCAGGGGGGAACACGCCCTGCGGTGTGAGCATAGCTCcgacgcgaagaaaacagGCTTTAAAGAAATCAGCGCCTACCCAGAATGCGTCGAATCTGGCGAcacagcgcaggcgacgagcgcggaagaggcagcTTTGCGATGTGCCTCGGCTTCCGGAGAAGGGAAAACTGCAGCGCCCGGCTCGCGGTTTGAAGCACGCTCTCTCCACTCTGCACGCAGCACAGaaagcgccgcagacgcacctCACGGACTTTTGCCTGTCTGAACGAAGCCACCAAAGCTCCTCGCTACTTGCGCCAGCGCCCCAGGACCCCAAGACACGCACGACGTACGGAAGTTGCATCCTGACACCGTAGCAAGCATTATCTACAGACACCCTGCCGCGAGCCAGGGA is a window encoding:
- a CDS encoding hypothetical protein (encoded by transcript BESB_014680); the protein is MHTPDAETQLAARGVRRWRYLTRESALAFSARSAGRSVDREEESLDRREDWQKIAHCLEQPGEKQRHFGRVKPGAPSRCAETLSQLHRDRTSRGPHRLNACVSSLCWSPDPLRFPYLSCSSSSSSSSSFSSSRAAFLQGTVCRRAPRCSSWRLLHGATSSALCCHSPSSSASWTPLAPALSSPQRPPGVQSLLAPPSASASPSFASSSSQAPLHRSWPLLDHACRSVPASSAASRGVSPSAGRASRRAASFLCSSRGTHANPLDDDAQLTQKRLSPLRIDYEKAFELLEQADPTGIEAMTAAYNAALHTCERQRDRPGALRLYASMREKQIPIDVVTLHSLFTLLEYYADDTALLQILDQVDALDSHSSSVYPFPSSASFSPVAPSPPPRSPSVSLTPSLLSLAISTCCRATNARAAARLMERLKTLLRRNADKFLLTFASVLPPDTAEATAAVTHPPGALYVQLIIALTQEGRYDDALRYYEELKALQRRFMQKQHLLQREVARRAEHLERTAAQQQMHISDEDKQRILGEFEAQLVQEQEHLLEDYQPPITAVNAALEACLRTGRLKQALVIYKEDVQFAQQQRRLAGEALDQAEPQQDKSSPTRRTFELLLRACSQQRQFFALAQIWRDFERQGGRASTEDEHLFRLPAAAPCYAAAIQGFAACGYWDYALRLLLVLHRETGTLKERYRRSLAQLLGMKDLGSTAGSGRARDDAGHPETSATGADAEGGAKGDPGGKSADGCGRDEAANDAAQGDSLSGELILDLASERGSVAAGVEPYIAVLRACRDSGAWKPALGTLRLLQQRHQKYRLLHALEKARERREDEARQKFEREVVAFRRRLLEAKQKASPAATSAEREAEHAKASSLAPLSALLRSEDPALSQDMERLLGSLDGPMSGGRVPVAPEFPFVAYALTVGACAAAEAWGQVLAVSAEFFSPRNTVGVHAARGSLADIGGPAGESLGQAAGEAGDGPQAPLEIRKTVHAYRLIALMRLGRPQEVEAERRSLIRLLELERRTRERRQERECRRQEYGSESENGLEGEAGGHDKDETRAKWREGEEKVGRESERERESGDDAHGVATRALEEAEAWLVKTAAARATGGESQARFSASLGGQDASATSLFRSQESPGGASLRAASSSLPFARVPSPLPSGESERQVSSRSTLAPMTRSEAARQEGEHESILPAVTAFMPESFTPQRAEPLGRASPAQQEPKIRGQGGAGTGAGPPAGDGLHGAADANQASIGAFAKHKTGGQSLESFFAGLAPASEREAFAAIEDAERSRRERRCSERRQGVTEVVCEDTQEASEEESRVSAATDTPRPTARSEHGHRNAIEYAKERSHAEGDPWAVPLGSVEDAPAGEDVVAVRESAGGYPCPRAEDEKPARERVGDVHAAADAGGHRGRAVAAVAGEEGTPTAVFLSSILGPRRLVLENIREEPVVVDATEQTHEGETKKGEGRRPRERGADGEDAQNVRRGQMAARKEGLVSAAHRGDGHVEATGVQEKIHDLGASQLNPAADSRALQDRRETAYAPQSPAETPSAGETRAKLPVSAQEREEGGRGQADGRRPSPAASFETGLDLLLRHRAVAEAQTNPQGASVRAWLTTRGDAHPAVSPMDGPAAAGARATPTAASVQRLEGHPPGNAEGTLDVPKRRAVSAPPAAPRDAEPLAGSQGHMFMGSHGWGWPPHWEEKLDKARERLWGDDASARVTRQVDTGTVAKEEETESPWGMRPAP